From the genome of Solanum lycopersicum chromosome 12, SLM_r2.1:
tcaaagaTGTTAATAGTGCAGTGTTATCAAAAACATAAAGCGGAATCCGTTGGGGCTTTAAGTGCAAATCGAAAATAAAGCATgagctttaatgaaaaaagacGCAAAGGGAGcaagaaaatacaaatatatatatttagtcgaagactaataattataggcatgaatgacaaatatatgaacaaagaaagtgaaaaaaaatacgACAAAATGAAATTTCAGTTGTTTAATGTCGCCTCTTTGGAAGAGACTCATTGACAAAGAAAAGTATGACTTAGAAGATTTGATGATAACACTAAAGCATACTTTAAGCAAGGTGAAGCGCTCAACACATTTTGAGCCTCGCTTGAAGGCCTAAGTGCGCCTTTGACAACACTGCTCAAGTGTTGCTTAAAGATGATTGGCTTAATACACGAACGACAACTTGAACTTGTCCaaacatttttgtttttcatttagaCAACTAATCTAGAGGCCCTATGCATTGAACACCTTATGTTATCAAGAATGTGCCTATTGAACACGCCTTGATGTACGTGTCTCTGTTTTGCAGAAAGATTGGATCTTTCGGAGGAGAAATTTTTTCCaactcctcttcttcttcctcctccccGAAAGAACTGGTGTTGCCAGAAAATGAAGCTTTACAGAGTTCTTCTTTTCAACTCCTCTCCCTTTGTCTCTCTTTCATgtcatgaattcttatttttctttggtCATTGGTTTTATTTGTCATATCAAGAGCAAAAAACGTTCATGCACCTTAGTTTGTTTAGAATTGTAAGATAAGTGATCAATACACATTTTTAATAATGTAAACCTTTCAATAGGTTGGGGCCCTAGataggtgtctaaatgaatctTTTTTCTTGGCTCAGCCATTTAGGGGGTCGTCTATGTATTCAACCAAGTAGATTCAAAAGAAAGATAAGAGAATCACGCAAGACTGATACAAAAAGAACATGAAAATTGATTTACAAGGCCACCTTTAATTTCTATTAGAACTATCTTACATTTGATGGCAAAACAAGAACTTGGCCTCCAAACGAGACCAAGATCCATGTGCAACTACTAAGGAGTTGCACAAGATGTATGTGGAAAAAGATAAGGAAATAAGTTGCACCTGTGTCATGTCCAGAATCCGAGTTGCATTTACTAGCTGACTTTGCAGACATCAGCTCATCATAAAAAGAAGTGGTCCCACCACGGGAAGTTGATGCCTCAGCATTATTAGAAGACCTCCGTCGAGTATAATGGAGCCCATAGTAGTGATGAGGATTCTTTGAACACATTGCCTGGTCAATATTTCGACGGTGAACAATGGATGGTTGTTGACATTGTGTTGCCTTTGAAGAATCATCTATGATATCCATAATTGATGAGAAAGACTTTGTTGCATAGACATCAACTTGATGAGAGGTCTGCCAATTAATACAAGAAAAGATCTAAGAAGGATAAGCAAGAACATTGTAATGCCAAATCATTTAGTGTTGGTACTCTTTCACCTCCCGATTATGTACATAAAAACCTTCTCCTCATAAATTTTTAAGGTGGGAATGTCACAACAttaataactaagtcaattaATCCCAGCTCATCAATATCTATAGAATACAGTCAATCGAGCTGATATATATTCTTCCACCATTTTACATGATTCCCAAAAATGCAACAGATGCAGATGTGTAAGCAGAGTAACTTTGAAGATTGAACCACATAGCAAAACTAGCAGAAATATTTAACTACCACTGCATGACAGGAAAGAAAGCTAACCTGTCTCGACAAGGCATCCATTCCAGGTGGAGGCAGCTGGTCTGCAGCAACATGAATAAAGCTTCGAATTACTATTCAAGTATTTGACTGTCATTTCTCAAGGAAACTAACTATGCAAGCACAATGAATATCTCCACAAACATTTTTTCATTCTGTATGTATGTGCTAGTGTTGATTGGTAGGACTTAGGAGGGAGACTCCGTTGAACTCGAACAAATACTGAACGAACAAAAATCATCCTAGAATTTGTATGTCATGCTTCTAAGAATTTCTCACACGAAAAGCATTACAATGATGGTGAGCTTCTTCTAGAAAGAATTCTATTCAAATAGAAGAAACTTAGTGCAGCTACACTTTAATAAGGCAAAATAATCGGAATTTTCGGTGTGTGACAACGATAGGGTAGATGGAACAAGAAAATGGCATGGGATACTATGCAGCAAAAGATCAAGTTTCCATCAGACCATCTTCCGCATAAGTAGAAAAATAAGGTGATGCAAATGGCATATGTTACATATCATAGTTGGGAACCAACGTAGTACGAAGCAGAAGGAAAAGAAGTCTTGCGAAAATTGTGAGGAGTATGGAGAAGTGATCCCTTGACAGTTGAAGGTCATACGCAGATAACGGTAAGTTAGCCACGAGGTCATGTTCAACAATGCTTAGATATCCTATATCACTACTAAAAGTAAGGAAATCCAATCAATAGTGAACATATTATTTCTGTTTCTAAAAGAGTGAAGTGAATTCTCATGACTAACCAACTACAAGCaatttaaaagacataaaaactCAGATTATTGATCTGAAATAATCGTCTAAAATCCAAAAACTCAAACACAGGAAATGGAACTTTCTACTAAAATTCCATTCACCAAACTCTAAAAGCCTAACAATTCATCGGAAGTTAAACCTTTTGTTGGATAAATGAATTGCTCTCCACAAAGAATGTAAATAAAGCAACCTTTACTTGTTAGCAAGCTGTCAACTAAGGGACCAACGTCCCAATACCTTTTTTTACTAACTAAGGTGTCCAGATTAGCTTGTGCACACTCAAATAATTCCACGAGAAATCTGGTATTCCCACCAACACAAGTATTGCGTAACTCTGTTCACCTAACCTTGGATAAAtaggaagaaatcacctagtgtttttgcCTCCGCTGGAATTTAACCACTAGAAAACGTCCATACTTCCCAgcacattaaaaaaaatggaactaTACCATTAGTGATTGATAACTATAAAACAAGCAATTTTTCTATTAAGAAGCTACAATACCTCACTACCCACTCTACCCCTCTAAACACCTTTTTGGAGCAGCATTGCATAATTTCAAGTAAATTACAACACCAAGTATAATGTTAATCGAACAGTCAAATCAACCACCGAGAATTCTtccaaacaagaaaaagaataaagaaaataagacaACAGGGTGAGCATTTTCAGCGGAAATAAACACAAAAGGGAAGAAGAAGCATTTATAAGCAAGAACCAACTTTTACCAGTACAAGAAGAAATCTTATTGAGATCAGTTCTCCTCTTTCTTTTCCCGATATGTATAATACACACACAACAACCAATTATATGTGAAATGTAAAAATCCAAGTGTCAACCTAAAGAAAACGTCCCAACATTGCAGAGCCACGACTTTCGCTAAGaggattcaaaatataaacaaatagcACAAACAAACCAAGGGGATTATTCATCATGTACAATATATAAacacacataaaaatataattttgatcttATATATATACCGTGTAATTTCTACCAAATCCCTAGCTCCGCCCTTGAGTCCCGATACTTCCAACATTAAGAAATAAATGAGACTCTAGTTTTAGACATTAATAACTACTCCCATTAACCTAACAATTTCTCAATTAACAACCTATAACCACAACCCCCAATCTAAACACCTTTTTTGGAGGGCGGAGCCAGGTAGGGTCAAGGGCTTCATTCGAACCCCATTCGACaacaaattaaactatttataagACAACAAAAGTGAATTTTGAACCCCTTACTATTCATATTTCGTAACCTAGTGAAAATACTGGCTCCGCCGCTTACTAGCATTGCATAATTCCAAGTAAATTACAATCAATAGaaaaacaatcaagaaaacaaaacaattcagcacaaaaaaaaaacaagaagcaTTTTAAGCAAAGTACCAATTTTTACCAGTAAGAGAATGAGTTTTATTGAGATCAGCTCTTCTCTTTCTCTTCCCCATAAGTTTTAAACACACACCCACAAAGCCAATTTCATGTAAACTCAACAAGATTAAAACTTTTTAGAAAATCAGTGGCTATTTAGCCACTAATTTTTGGGGTTTTGGGTAGTTAATTGCTTAATTTGGGAAAAAATGGATTctttggggggtgggggtgggggg
Proteins encoded in this window:
- the LOC101263380 gene encoding uncharacterized protein isoform X2 gives rise to the protein MDALSRQTSHQVDVYATKSFSSIMDIIDDSSKATQCQQPSIVHRRNIDQAMCSKNPHHYYGLHYTRRRSSNNAEASTSRGGTTSFYDELMSAKSASKCNSDSGHDTESKPQKPESVGVAPSLLATNATSSNVTKQFCGLCQKPLRKKHYMLDSNIPSYEPSVVAVLVCGHLYHADCLEERTHHDNATDPPCPICRGIN
- the LOC101263380 gene encoding uncharacterized protein isoform X1; protein product: MGKRKRRADLNKTHSLTDQLPPPGMDALSRQTSHQVDVYATKSFSSIMDIIDDSSKATQCQQPSIVHRRNIDQAMCSKNPHHYYGLHYTRRRSSNNAEASTSRGGTTSFYDELMSAKSASKCNSDSGHDTESKPQKPESVGVAPSLLATNATSSNVTKQFCGLCQKPLRKKHYMLDSNIPSYEPSVVAVLVCGHLYHADCLEERTHHDNATDPPCPICRGIN